The region CCTTAACATAAGAGCCAAAGTAACTGATCGCCGTATCTTGGTTTGATGAATTGAGAGAGACATTCGCGCTCATCGCTTTATTATTTGATTTATATTTTGTTCCCACCTCACCAAAGAAAATAGGGTTTTTATCTACTGCAAAAATAGGCTTAACGGTATCAATCTTGATCACTCCGCCAATATTATCTCCTCCTTGATCCACTGCAGATAGACCTGCTAATACGGAGATATTTTTTATATTAACGGGATCCGAATATGAAAGGGGTGCATTCATGTGATTCGCACAAGAGGCAATTAAATCCATGCCATCAATTTTGATCTTGATTCGGTCATCCGATAGGCCTTGGATCATAGGCAAGCTTGAAAAACCGCCATTGTTTATACTATTACCGCCTAGGAAATTATTGATGAGCTTACCTGAATCATTACTCATGATTTTTTCAGTTCTTGATACACCGACGCCCAGATTATTATCCGAAAATGGCACCTCATACTCCTCGGTAATATCAATACCTTCTATTCGATGTTCTGCTATCGCTAAGTTGGTAATTAATAAATTTGTGCATACACCTGCAATTATTTTTTTCATTTTTCTTTTAATCTCTAATTTGTAAATTTAAACAATTCGTTTTAGTTTAAAAAACGAATTTAGGAACTACTTTTTAATACAGATTTTTAAGAAAAGTGCGGGGGTGCTTGGGAGTAAAAATTTGATGCAGTTTTATTGCTAATGAATGAAAGATAAACCTTCTTGAGAATTTGCGATCTGCCAGCGAATGTTTCAGAAGTTGCGAATGAGGTATAAAAATCTTCATCTTCGCCCAGATTGCAAAATGAACAGTTCGTTAAGGCATTTGATGCTGAAGTATTGTTTCCCTCATCTGATAAAGCAACAAGTTTAACGGTATTTCCGGAGCAGATGACTTGATAGTCAACATCTGCAGCCATCAAATTTGAAACAAAAGAACCCGATACAACAAACAACATTGTGATTAATGCAAAGTAATGTTTAAAAAGGTTCTTTTTTTTCATCAGCTCAGGATTATAAATTAAATTTAAAAATTCTTAAAATCTAGCGTAATGCACTGAGCGCTTGGTCATAGTTAGGTTCTTCGGTGATTTCATTGACCAATTCACTATAAATCACTTCATTAGATTCATTGAGTATAATCACGGCTCTTGAAGTCAGACCTTGTAGGCTAGAATCTTCAATGGCTACACCATAGTCATTTGAAAACTGACTGATGTTACGAAAGGCAGAGAGTGTTTCTACAGCTTCTGTTTTTTCTGCACCACAAAATCTCTTTTGTGCAAACGGTAGGTCTGCTGAGATGCATAACACAACCGTGTTATCTAGATTTGATGCCTCGTCGTTGAAACGCTTGACGGATAGGGCACAGGTTGGTGTATCCACGCTGGGGAAAATATTTAAAATTTTCTTTTTACCGGCATAGCTTTCTAAATTTACATTCTCACGTTTATTGTTTGCTAAACTAAAATCTTTCACGGCATCTCCGGCTTTAGGAAAGCTTCCACCGATCTGAACTGGGTCTCCCTTGAGGGTTACTTGTGACATTATTCTATTCTCCAAAATAATTTAAAATATTTCTGATTTACTAATATTCTATCAAAGCTTATCAGGTAAAATAAATTAATATATGAAAGACGCAGAACAACCAAAATTTATTCATCTCAGATGCCATAGCGAATATTCAG is a window of Methylophilales bacterium DNA encoding:
- the tpx gene encoding thiol peroxidase, whose translation is MSQVTLKGDPVQIGGSFPKAGDAVKDFSLANNKRENVNLESYAGKKKILNIFPSVDTPTCALSVKRFNDEASNLDNTVVLCISADLPFAQKRFCGAEKTEAVETLSAFRNISQFSNDYGVAIEDSSLQGLTSRAVIILNESNEVIYSELVNEITEEPNYDQALSALR